In Acidobacteriota bacterium, the genomic stretch TCGGCCTTGGAGTGGTGTCGGCGGTCGTCCGCCACCCTGCCCTTCTGGCGATGGAGATTTCAACGATCTCGCGTGTGCACAGCGGCCGCCTCATCGCCGGGGTGGGGCTCGGCGTACCAGCTTGGATCCATCAGATGGGTCTGTACCCGCCATCGACTCTCGCAGCGTTGCGCGAGTGTGTTGTGAACGTGAGGGAGCTTTTGGGGGGTGGGCGCATCGAGCGTCGGGGCGACGTGTTCTCTTTCGACAATGTAGCTCTCACATACCCCGAACTTGGCGACCCGACGCCCATCCACATGGGCGTGTCCGGGCCTAACATGTTACGCCTTTCCGGTGAGATCTCCGACGGCACGGTGCTCTCCGTCGGGGCAAGCCGGGAGTACGTGCAATGGGCGATTCGTCGGATCGACGAAGGAAGGGAGAAAGCTGGTCGGAGCTCAACCCACCCGGTGACGGTCTTTGCGATCTATTCCGTTGATGCCGATGGCGATAAAGCCAGATCGGAAGCGAAGGCAACACTGTCGTTCTACAAACAACGCGGCTCCAATGCACTGACGGATGTTTACGGCATCTCGGATCAGCTCAATGCGCTCGTCTCCCGTGGCGGATACGACGCCGTGCTCGCCGGGATGCCAGATGTCTGGGTGGAGGATCTCACTATCGCAGGCACTCCCCGTGAATGCGCAGCGAAGATCTCGGCGCTCTACGACGCTGGCGCCGACTCCGTGGCTCTCTTCCCCGTCGCCTCTGATCGCGTTGAGGATGTTGTCGCGTTGACGGCGAGTCAAGTGATGCCATGGCTGTGAGCGTCATCCATCCCTTCGGCCCGATGGCCCGGGCCCAGAGCCTGTCTCGCTGTCGAGTCGGAGAGCACGCATGACCGCGATCCCGCGCTTCGGTCTTGCGATACCGACAGCTACAGAAGGGATGATGTACCCGGTCCCCTTCGCCAGTGTCAATGAGGTCGTCGACCTCTCGGTGGCCGCCGAACGCCTCGGCTTTGACTCCGTGTGGGGCAATGACCACGTGTCGACGCAGAGGTATGTTCGGTCCGACTACGACGATCCGCCGCGTTTTTATGACCCCCTGACGCTGCTGGGATTCGTGGCGGCTTCCACGACGACGATTCGTCTCGCCACCGCTGTTCTCGTGCTGCCATTCAGGCATCCGGTGATCGTCGCAAAACAGGCAGCGACCCTTGACCAGCTCTCCGATGGCCGATTCATGCTCGGCGTGGGAGTCGGTGCCTACCGCGAGGAGTTCGACGCCATGTACTCAGGTCGCGAGCTTCACCGCGGACGGTACGTCGACGAGTTTCTCGACTCCTTGGCCGTTCTGTTCTCACATCGACGTGCCACCTATGAGGGAGAGTTCATCCGGTTCGTGGACATCGAGAGCTTCCCAAAGCCCGTCCAGGATCCCTTGCCGATCCTGTCGGGGGGCAACTCGCCCCAGTCGCGTCGCAGGGCAGCGACCACAGCGAATGGTTGGTTGCCGGCGTGCCTGACACCTCGTGAGTACGCCGATGGCTTGCGCGACATCCGTCGTATCGAGGCCGAGGAAGACATCGACCCCTCGAGGCACTTCGACGCGGGGCTTCAGTTGGTGGTGTCGATCCATGATCGACACGAGGACGCCGTCGAGCGGTTTCGCTCGTCGCGCGTCCATAGCCATCTCGCTTCGCTCACGAGGTCGACGATGAAGGGCCGTCTCGGTGATCCCCTTGAGGCACGCAATCTTGTGGGCACGCTTGACGATGTCCTGGAGCAGATACAGGCCTATGTGGACGCTGGCGTCGATGTCTTCGCCGGATTGCTGTTCGCTACGGACACCGTTGACGAAACTCTTGAGGCGATGGAACGGTTCTCACATCAGGTGATCGCTGCCTTGACGGATAGGAGTGTGTCGTGATCGAGACCGCGATCGGGCTGCGCAACGCCCTCGACGATTCTCCCTACGACTGGCTGGCGCTTGGTTCGCCGGAGCACATCGGCTATTCCACGGGCTATCGAAGCGTCGCGGGTGACCTATTCAGATCCCACCGAATGCTGGCACTCGTGTCGGTGGACCGAACCGTGCTGGTCGGGAGCGCGGCAGACGGAGCTGCAGCTTTCGACTCGGGGATCTCGGCACACGACTACGTCTCGTTCGGAACGTTCTTCTTCGAGTCTGTCGACGCGACGGCGCCTGAGTTGGGACTTGCGTCCCAGCACGACTCCTTTCACGAAGCTGTCGCCCATGCCGTCTCCGAGGCGGGCGTCGCCGGGCGGGTCGGGGTCGACGCCGGAGCGGCTGATCTTGCCGAAGCTTTCGCTTCTCACCGCATCAACGTAACCGATGTCGTTGGCTGGATGTACGATCTGCGCTCGGTGAAACTTCCTGTGGAGATCGAGAAGCTTCGGATCTCAGCACGCCTGGCGGAGCAAGGAATCATTGCCGCGCTCGATGTCGCGTGTGTCGGCGTATCCGAGACCGAGTTGGCTCGTGTTGTAGCCGCAACCATGGCCTCAGGCGGTGGTTCCCCGCGCTTCACGGTGGTGACCTCCGGGCCGCGCAGCGCGCTGTCGGATGCCCGCGCCACGGAGCGGGCGCTTCGGTTGGGAGATCTTCTGCGATTCGACGTCGGCTGCACCTTCGATGGGTACTGGTCCGACGTGGGGCGTACGGCGGTGGTTGGGGAGCCCACACGGCGCCAAGCTTCACGATACGATGCAATCCTCGCCGGAGAGCAAGCTCAGCTCGCGATGATCCGCCCTGGAGTCTCCGCTGAGCAGGTCTTCGACGTAGCCGTCTCTGCCGTGGAGGCGGCCGGCCTCGCTCCCTATCGACGCCATCATTGTGGCCACGCCATCGGCACCGAGGTGTACGAACGACCCGTTATCTCGCCCGGCTCATCGACCGCGTTGGAGCCGGGAATGGTGTTCTGCGTCGAGACTCCCTACTACGAGATCGGCTGGGGCGGAATGATGATCGAAGATTCTCTGGTCGTCACCGACACAGGAGTGGAGATGCTGACGACCTCGGATCGTTCCCTTCGAGTGATCGAATGATGAGCGCGTATCTTGGCTATCTGGCATGCCCGCGATGCAGTGCCAGAGTTGAGGAGGACGCCTGGATGTACGGCTGTTCAGTTTGCGCCGCCGAGGGCATCCCCGTCAACGTCCATCCTGTCTACGAGTTCACAGATCGCTCGTGGGATCGTGACACCTCGGCTCCCGGTTTATTCGAGCGAAGGGCGATGTTGCCGCTACGGCAGGGCGGCGCTGTGACGAGCCTGGGCGAAGGGAGGACGCCGCTTCTGCATCTGGAAGCAATGGGTGGTGGGTATGGACTCCCGCGCTTGTATCTGAAGGACGAAACCAGGAACCCGACGTGGTCGTACAAGGATCGCCTGGCAGCGGTCGCGATCACGAAAGCGGTTCTCGATGGCGCTGACACGGTGGTGGTCTCCACAACCGGGAACCATGGTGCCGCGATCTCCGCATATGCAGCCGCTGGCGGGATCCGATGTGTCGTACTCACGTTGGCCTCGGTGCCGGAGACGATGAAGGTGTTGATGCAAGCGTATGGGGCCGATGTCGTTGCGCTTGAGCACCCCCCCGACCGTTGGGCCCTGATGCGGCTTGCGGTCGAGGAGCTGGGTTGGGTACCGATGTCAGGCTTGATCGATCCGCCCATCGGGTCGAACCCGTTCGGGATCGAGGGCTACAAGTCGATTTCCTACGAGATATTCCAACAATTGGGTGGGATTCCGGACGTGGTGATCGTTCCGACCGCCTACGGAGACGGACTGGCCGGTATCCATAGAGGTTTCGCCGACCTCGTCGCACTGGGGCACACTGACCGCACGCCCCGGATGGTGGCCGCTGAGCCGCTTGGTCCCTTCGCCAGGTCTCTTCGAGATGACACCGATCTGCCCGCGACCGTCGAACAGAGATCTTCCGTTGCCTTTTCGATCGCAGGCAGTGTCGCCACGTATCAGGGCGTGAATGCTCTGAAGCGGACCGGGGGCAGCGCAATCGTTATTGGAGACGATGAGCAGATCATCGCCGCCCAACTCAACCTGGCCGCAAGCGAAGGTCTGTACCTCGAGGCGTCATCTGTGATAGCAGTCCAGGCGGCAGCGTATCTAGCGGCTGACGGTCTCGTTGGTGAGGACGACGTCATCGTGGCGATTGGGACATCAACGGGTCTGAAAGACGTCCGTAGTACCGCCGATCGTCTTGGCGATGTAGCTGTGATCGATCCGACTCTCTCCGCTCTCGAGGCCGTGATCCGAGATGGATAGAGGAATCGCAGTCGTACTCCATCCCGTTCATACCCGGGGCCTCGTCGAGGCTTTCTCGGAGCGCCCGGACATGAGCCTATTGGTCGCTGACACGGCTGATGATGTGGTCGACCTGCTGGAAGCTGGCGCGGTGGGGCTCCTCACATACGAGTGGGAGGATCGTTTCGTCTGCGGCGACCTCAGATGGGTCCAAGCGATGTCGGCTGGTGTCGATCAATTCTCGCAGCCCTTGCTGAGAGACAGGAAGATCGTGCTGACATCTGCCAGCGGGGTGCACACGCCAGCTGTAGCGGAACACGCGATCGCGTTGATGATGGCCGTCGTTCGAGGGATCGGGCCTGCCGTGCGAGGGGCTGCCGAGCGGAATTGGAATCCGATCCGTGCATACGAGGTCGAGGGCCGCACGATGGCGATTCTTGGCCTTGGCTCAATCGGCGAGGCGGTTGCCCGCAAGGCTTCAGCTCTGGGTATGTACGTGATCGGCACGAAGCGCGACATCTCGGACTATCGAGGAGTCGCCGATGAAGTGCTGCCGGCAGACCAGACCCGCGAGGCGTGTCGTCGCGCCGACATACTTGTGATAGCGCTCCCCGGGGATCCTTCGACATCATCGCTTGTCGGTGATGCGGAGTTGGCCGCACTCGGAACAGGCTGGCTGATCAACGTTGGCCGCGGAACCGTGGTAGATGAGAGTGCCCTTGTCCGTGCCCTCACGGACGGGGATTTACGGGGCGCTGCCCTGGATGTGACCGCAGCAGAGCCGTTGCCGGATGCGTCTCCCTTGTGGGATCTGCCGAACGTCATCATCACGCCACACATGGGGTGGTCGTCGGATCGTCTCGCAGTTCGCCTGGTTGAGATCACCGTGGCGAACGCTCGGGCGTTGCACGATGGCGTCCCGTGGACCAATCGAATCGTATAGCGATGGCATCACTCGAAGGACACCGCGCGATCGTGACCGGCTCTTCACGGAACCTGGGTGCCGAGATCGCTAACCATCTTGCGCTCGCTGGCGCTCTTGTTTGTGTCAACTACCACCATTCACGTGAGCAGGCAGAGGAAGTCGTGGCGGCTCTGCGAGATGTCTCCTCCGGCCGCCATGTCGCCGTCCAGGGCGATGTGGCCGATCCAGGCGAGGTTGAACGAATCGTGTCCGAATCAGCGGGATCCCTTGGCGGTGTGATCGACATCCTCGTCAACAATGCAGGCCCTTACGATGCCACTCCGTTCCTGGATCTTGAAGTCAAGGATTTCGATCGCGTGTGGAACGTCAATACGAAGTCTACGTATCTGATGATGAGGGCAGTCGCACCTGCAATGCGGCGACAGGAATGGGGACGGGTCGTCAACATATCGGCATCCTCGGCGTTCGTCCGTAATCGATCGATCTATACACTCGCGAATGCGGCGATCATCACTTTGACCGAAGCCATGGCCATGGAACTTGGGCCAGAGGTCACGGTCAATGCGATCGCCCCGGGCCAGATCTCCGAGAGCCTCGAAGAGCTGAAGGACCATATCCCCGAATGGGCGGACCAGGTGGTCAAGGCCACGCCTCGTGGGCTGCTCGCTACGCGAAAGGAGATCGCGGATCTGGTCGTCCTACTGTGCGGCCCCGTGTTCGCGTCGGTCACCGGAATCACGATACCGATCGATGGTGGCCTGCACCTCAACACGTTCTAGAGGAGAGACAATGTCTGATGAAGAGACGCGCAGCGTCATCGAACAACTCTATGGGGCATATCTCAGCGGAGACGTCGAGGCAATGCTGGCCGTGATGAGTGACGACGTGGAGATCCGATTTCTGGGCCAGGCCGAAGTCCATGGGATAGCCGAGGCACGGAGGTTCTTCAAGCATGCGTCCGGGCAGCTAGCCGATCTTGATTTCCGACGGATCCATACCATCATCGATGGATCGCGGGCTGCGGTGACCTGGACCGAGACGGCCCGGACACGTTCGGGCAAGGCGTGGGAGAACCACGGCGTCGACGTCTTCGAGGTCCATGATGGTCTGATCGTGTCGCTCCATGAGAACAACGACGTTCGGCTGGTCCACGAGCATCTGGAGAGGTACGAACCAGAGATCGGCGACGATCACGAGGCGTGA encodes the following:
- a CDS encoding LLM class flavin-dependent oxidoreductase encodes the protein MAPKRSLGLVMGSAVAPEHISSAAATAESVGFDEIWLAEDFFFTGGISGATLALGATSRVKVGLGVVSAVVRHPALLAMEISTISRVHSGRLIAGVGLGVPAWIHQMGLYPPSTLAALRECVVNVRELLGGGRIERRGDVFSFDNVALTYPELGDPTPIHMGVSGPNMLRLSGEISDGTVLSVGASREYVQWAIRRIDEGREKAGRSSTHPVTVFAIYSVDADGDKARSEAKATLSFYKQRGSNALTDVYGISDQLNALVSRGGYDAVLAGMPDVWVEDLTIAGTPRECAAKISALYDAGADSVALFPVASDRVEDVVALTASQVMPWL
- a CDS encoding TIGR03619 family F420-dependent LLM class oxidoreductase, which gives rise to MTAIPRFGLAIPTATEGMMYPVPFASVNEVVDLSVAAERLGFDSVWGNDHVSTQRYVRSDYDDPPRFYDPLTLLGFVAASTTTIRLATAVLVLPFRHPVIVAKQAATLDQLSDGRFMLGVGVGAYREEFDAMYSGRELHRGRYVDEFLDSLAVLFSHRRATYEGEFIRFVDIESFPKPVQDPLPILSGGNSPQSRRRAATTANGWLPACLTPREYADGLRDIRRIEAEEDIDPSRHFDAGLQLVVSIHDRHEDAVERFRSSRVHSHLASLTRSTMKGRLGDPLEARNLVGTLDDVLEQIQAYVDAGVDVFAGLLFATDTVDETLEAMERFSHQVIAALTDRSVS
- a CDS encoding aminopeptidase P family protein, with translation MIETAIGLRNALDDSPYDWLALGSPEHIGYSTGYRSVAGDLFRSHRMLALVSVDRTVLVGSAADGAAAFDSGISAHDYVSFGTFFFESVDATAPELGLASQHDSFHEAVAHAVSEAGVAGRVGVDAGAADLAEAFASHRINVTDVVGWMYDLRSVKLPVEIEKLRISARLAEQGIIAALDVACVGVSETELARVVAATMASGGGSPRFTVVTSGPRSALSDARATERALRLGDLLRFDVGCTFDGYWSDVGRTAVVGEPTRRQASRYDAILAGEQAQLAMIRPGVSAEQVFDVAVSAVEAAGLAPYRRHHCGHAIGTEVYERPVISPGSSTALEPGMVFCVETPYYEIGWGGMMIEDSLVVTDTGVEMLTTSDRSLRVIE
- a CDS encoding pyridoxal-phosphate dependent enzyme; this encodes MLPLRQGGAVTSLGEGRTPLLHLEAMGGGYGLPRLYLKDETRNPTWSYKDRLAAVAITKAVLDGADTVVVSTTGNHGAAISAYAAAGGIRCVVLTLASVPETMKVLMQAYGADVVALEHPPDRWALMRLAVEELGWVPMSGLIDPPIGSNPFGIEGYKSISYEIFQQLGGIPDVVIVPTAYGDGLAGIHRGFADLVALGHTDRTPRMVAAEPLGPFARSLRDDTDLPATVEQRSSVAFSIAGSVATYQGVNALKRTGGSAIVIGDDEQIIAAQLNLAASEGLYLEASSVIAVQAAAYLAADGLVGEDDVIVAIGTSTGLKDVRSTADRLGDVAVIDPTLSALEAVIRDG
- a CDS encoding D-2-hydroxyacid dehydrogenase, with product MSLLVADTADDVVDLLEAGAVGLLTYEWEDRFVCGDLRWVQAMSAGVDQFSQPLLRDRKIVLTSASGVHTPAVAEHAIALMMAVVRGIGPAVRGAAERNWNPIRAYEVEGRTMAILGLGSIGEAVARKASALGMYVIGTKRDISDYRGVADEVLPADQTREACRRADILVIALPGDPSTSSLVGDAELAALGTGWLINVGRGTVVDESALVRALTDGDLRGAALDVTAAEPLPDASPLWDLPNVIITPHMGWSSDRLAVRLVEITVANARALHDGVPWTNRIV
- a CDS encoding SDR family oxidoreductase — its product is MASLEGHRAIVTGSSRNLGAEIANHLALAGALVCVNYHHSREQAEEVVAALRDVSSGRHVAVQGDVADPGEVERIVSESAGSLGGVIDILVNNAGPYDATPFLDLEVKDFDRVWNVNTKSTYLMMRAVAPAMRRQEWGRVVNISASSAFVRNRSIYTLANAAIITLTEAMAMELGPEVTVNAIAPGQISESLEELKDHIPEWADQVVKATPRGLLATRKEIADLVVLLCGPVFASVTGITIPIDGGLHLNTF
- a CDS encoding nuclear transport factor 2 family protein, whose product is MSDEETRSVIEQLYGAYLSGDVEAMLAVMSDDVEIRFLGQAEVHGIAEARRFFKHASGQLADLDFRRIHTIIDGSRAAVTWTETARTRSGKAWENHGVDVFEVHDGLIVSLHENNDVRLVHEHLERYEPEIGDDHEA